In Rhododendron vialii isolate Sample 1 chromosome 9a, ASM3025357v1, the following are encoded in one genomic region:
- the LOC131301115 gene encoding uncharacterized protein LOC131301115, with translation MGTARLLQFPPSSTAPSPPPLLLPNRRNTLLPGGTWCPSTGHGGRSGRPDWVSNAEKTHRAERFRFNYEDDVGRENDVGGGFGFREGAKKRVWWSDEDMDDDDDDDKGGFGGLEEALDTSWILKILNALGWMLPAIGISMLLGTGPNPFLMALVLPLAQSAVSFAIDTFWGKPSRSTKPKGRTKKKPFSRAASSMRTSEDRDDFESGNVRESYQSWTAANDISTKQTSDKRASSFGGWDELDKSVGSYKVPKRAPTQRENEPQQQKRGKLSRRVKNRETPLLLRLLISVFPFLGSWTKLL, from the exons ATGGGGACTGCTCGGCTGCTTCAGTTCCCTCCCTCATCCACtgcgccatcgccgccgccacTTTTACTTCCAAACCGTCGCAACACTCTCCTTCCTGGCGGCACTTGGTGTCCTTCCACCGGCCACGGCGGCCGCAGTGGTAGGCCCGACTGGGTCTCCAACGCCGAGAAAACTCACCGAGCCGAGCGATTTAGGTTCAATTACGAAGACGATGTAGGCCGCGAAAACGACGTCGGAGGTGGGTTTGGTTTTCGAGAAGGTGCGAAGAAGAGGGTCTGGTGGTCCGATGAGGATatggacgacgacgacgacgatgataAAGGAGGGTTTGGGGGTTTGGAAGAGGCCTTGGACACGTCCTGGATTCTTAAG ATTTTGAATGCCTTAGGTTGGATGCTTCCGGCCATTGGCATATCAATGCTACTGGGCACAGGACCAAACCCTTTCTTGATGGCATTAGTGCTTCCCTTAGCTCAGTCAGCTGTTTCCTTTGCAATAGATACTTTCTGGGGGAAGCCAAGTAGAAGCACTAAGCCAAAGGGCAGGACGAAGAAGAAACCCTTTTCTAGAGCTGCAAGTAGTATGAGAACGAGTGAGGACAGAGATGACTTTGAGTCTGGCAATGTAAGGGAGAGTTACCAGTCATGGACTGCAGCAAATGATATTTCTACTAAACAAACCAGCGACAAGAGGGCTTCTAGCTTTGGGGGATGGGACGAGCTAGACAAAAGCGTGGGATCTTATAAAGTCCCCAAAAGAGCTCCAACTCAAAGGGAAAACGAGCCACAGCAACAGAAGAGAGGTAAACTAAGCAGGAGAGTAAAAAATAGAGAGACACCATTGCTTCTAAGACTCTTGATTTCTGTTTTCCCGTTCCTGGGATCATGGACCAAGTTGTTGTGA
- the LOC131301117 gene encoding accelerated cell death 11-like, protein MAATDETVLTKIAEAFNELADDVNSPSTPPRLSLSKFCSACRLLSPLIGCMGIACRFAEIEFSAKVDDLTKASESIDTIEALIDLDIAHSVGKISWSNSRNLIRANRTVDLLRIMFEQILAQRGNFITGPGLTAYELVFAPYHSLAIKTAVRAVALTLPTKAQLLRKLKENEASANVQMQKFVIASSTVIQYINNLFHSKEYADELLEMI, encoded by the exons ATGGCTGCAACGGATGAGACAGTGCTGACAAAGATTGCCGAGGCTTTTAATGAACTCGCCGACGATGTGAATTCTCCTAGTACTCCGCCGCGACTTTCTCTGAGCAAGTTCTGTAGTGCTTGCCGACTGCTTTCCCCTCTTATCGGCTGCATGGGAATCGCCTGTAGGTTCGCCGAAATCGAATTCTCTGCTAAG GTTGATGATCTTACAAAGGCATCGGAGTCCATCGATACAATAGAAGCTTTAATTGATCTAGACATTGCACATAGCGTTGGAAAGATTTCGTGGAGCAATTCGCGAAACCTTATCAGGGCGAACCGCACGGTCGACCTGCTTAGAATaatgttcgagcagattttggCTCAAAG GGGAAACTTCATAACTGGTCCGGGTTTAACAGCATACGAGCTGGTATTTGCTCCATACCATAGTTTGGCCATCAAGACAGCCGTCCGTGCTGTGGCATTGACCCTTCCCACAAAGGCACAGTTGTTGAGAAAGCTAAAGGAAAATG AGGCCTCTGCAAATGTTCAGATGCAGAAGTTTGTTATTGCATCCTCCACCGTCATACAATACATTAACAACCTGTTTCACTCAAAGGAGTATGCTGATGAGTTGCTCGAAATGATATAA